A window from Mus caroli chromosome 2, CAROLI_EIJ_v1.1, whole genome shotgun sequence encodes these proteins:
- the LOC110289759 gene encoding LOW QUALITY PROTEIN: cysteine protease ATG4A-like (The sequence of the model RefSeq protein was modified relative to this genomic sequence to represent the inferred CDS: deleted 1 base in 1 codon), with the protein MESVMSKYENQIIIFPDYLEEFPDTDELVWILGKQHLLKTEKSKLLSDISARLWFTYRRKFSPIGGTGPSSDAGWGCMLRCGQMMLAQALICSHLGRDWNSERQKEQPKEYQRILQCFLDRKDCCYSIHQMAQMGVGEGKSIGEWFGPNTVAQVIKKLALFDEWNSLAVYVSMDNTVVIEDIKKMCCVLPVGAADTAGDFLTASNQSKGTSVPCSAWKPLLLIVPLRLGINQINPVYVEAFKECFKMPQSLGALGGKPNNAYYFIGFLGDEFIFLDPHTTQTFVDIEESGLVDDQTFHCLQSPQRMSILNLDPSVALGFFCKEEKDFDNWCSLVQKEILKENLRMFELVQKHPSHWPPFVPPAKPEVTTTGAEFIDSTEQLEDFDLEEDFEILSXG; encoded by the exons ATGGAGTCAGTTATGTCCAAGTATGAAAACCAGATTATTATTTTCCCTGACTACCTGGAAGAATTCCCGGATACAGATGAGTTGGTGTGGATTCTGGGGAAGCAGCATCTCCTTAAGACAGAAAAATCTAAGCTGTTGTCTGATATAAGTGCTCGTCTATGGTTTACATACAGAAGGAAATTTTCCCCGATTGGGGGAACAGGCCCTTCATCTGATGCTGGATGGGGATGTATGCTGCGCTGTGGGCAGATGATGCTGGCTCAAGCCCTCATCTGCAGCCACTTGGGAAGGGATTGGAACTCGGAGAGACAAAAAGAACAACCCAAAGAATACCAAAGGATACTGCAGTGTTTCCTAGATAGAAAAGACTGTTGCTATTCAATCCATCAGATGGCACAGATGGGTGTAGGAGAAGGGAAATCAATTGGCGAATGGTTTGGACCAAACACAGTTGCACAGGTGATA AAAAAACTCGCTTTATTTGATGAATGGAATTCCTTGGCTGTTTATGTCTCCATGGATAACACAGTGGTCATTGAAGATATCAAGAAAATGTGCTGTGTTCTTCCTGTGGGTGCTGCTGACACAGCTGGTGATTTTCTGACTGCATCCAATCAGAGTAAAGGCACCTCTGTCCCATGCTCAGCCTGGAAACCCCTGCTGCTCATTGTGCCCCTTCGCCTGGGCATAAACCAAATCAATCCTGTGTATGTTGAAGCATTCAAAGAGTGTTTTAAGATGCCACAGTCTTTAGGGGCTTTAGGAGGAAAGCCAAATAACGCCTATTATTTCATAGGATTCTTAGGAGATGAGTTCATTTTTTTGGACCCTCACACAACCCAGACTTTTGTTGACATTGAAGAGAGTGGACTAGTAGACGACCAGACTTTTCATTGCCTGCAGTCTCCACAGCGGATGAGTATCCTGAACTTGGATCCTTCTGTGGCCTTGGGATTTTTctgcaaagaagagaaagactttGATAATTGGTGTAGCCTTGTTCAGAAGGAAATTCTAAAGGAGAATTTGAGGATGTTTGAATTGGTTCAGAAGCACCCATCACACTGGCCTCCCTTTGTACCTCCAGCCAAGCCAGAAGTGACAACCACAGGGGCAGAATTCATAGACTCTACTGAACAACTGGAGGACTTTGACTTGGAGGAAGATTTTGAAATTCTGAGTGNAGGCTAG